From a single Triplophysa rosa linkage group LG1, Trosa_1v2, whole genome shotgun sequence genomic region:
- the chrm4a gene encoding muscarinic acetylcholine receptor M4 isoform X1, whose protein sequence is MNVTNSTGAEGLAPWNFNGMSWGWIFEGSDKIGSLSNVSSDGNLSCDSSSANGSCTVVEAYAENPYKTVEMVFIALVTGSLSFVTVVGNILVMLSIKVNRHLQTVNNYFLFSLACADLIIGAFSMNLYTVYIIKGYWPLGPVVCDLWLALDYVVSNASVMNLLIISFDRYFCVTKPLSYPTRRTTKMAGLMIASAWILSFILWAPAILFWQFIVGERTVEPGECYIQFLSNPAVTFGTAIAAFYLPVVIMTVLYVHISLASRSRVSKQKPEAKKEKKPSSLLKSHILKQNNNNQSLPKPSLDTCSTQDTMKNGKLDESVVSTKADSCVQPEEKESSNDSSTASIAPKEPKERANSEATSDAGLTPAPAPSSKPNPKSKWSKIKIVTKQAGDECITAIEIVPPNSTGERRSIPVNRTRTVARKFASIARSQVKRKRQMAAREKKVTKTIFAILLAFIITWTPYNVMVLISTFCQSCVPDTVWAIGYWLCYVNSTINPACYALCNATFKKTFKNLLMCQYKNIGTR, encoded by the exons ATGAATGTAACTAACAGCACTGGAGCAGAGGGACTCGCGCCCTGGAACTTTAACG GCATGTCCTGGGGGTGGATTTTCGAAGGTTCAGATAAGATAG GCTCATTGAGCAACGTGTCAAGTGATGGCAACCTCAGCTGTGACAGCAGCAGTGCCAATGGCTCATGTACTGTGGTTGAGGCGTATGCCGAGAACCCCTACAAGACGGTGGAGATGGTTTTCATTGCACTGGTTACAGGATCTCTCAGTTTTGTCACTGTCGTGGGCAACATCCTTGTCATGCTCTCCATCAAGGTCAACAGGCACCTACAGACCGTCAACAACTACTTCCTTTTCAGCCTGGCCTGTGCGGATCTCATCATCGGCGCATTCTCCATGAACCTTTATACTGTCTACATCATCAAAGGTTACTGGCCACTCGGTCCTGTAGTGTGTGACCTATGGCTAGCATTGGATTATGTGGTCAGCAACGCCTCTGTTATGAACCTGCTGATCATCAGCTTTGACCGCTACTTTTGTGTGACCAAACCCTTAAGTTATCCCACACGCCGAACCACCAAGATGGCAGGGCTTATGATCGCTTCCGCCTGGATTCTGTCGTTCATCCTCTGGGCTCCCGCTATCCTGTTCTGGCAGTTCATCGTAGGAGAACGGACCGTGGAACCTGGTGAATGCTACATCCAGTTCCTTTCCAACCCCGCTGTCACGTTCGGCACGGCTATAGCTGCGTTCTACCTGCCGGTGGTCATCATGACAGTGCTATACGTGCACATCTCTCTGGCCAGCCGTAGCCGTGTGTCCAAGCAGAAACCTGAAGCCAAAAAGGAAAAGAAGCCTAGCAGTCTGCTCAAGAGTCACATCTtaaagcaaaacaacaacaaccagTCTCTTCCCAAGCCCAGCTTGGATACGTGTTCAACACAAGACACCATGAAGAACGGGAAACTAGATGAGTCTGTGGTATCTACTAAAGCCGACTCCTGTGTGCAGCCAGAAGAAAAAGAGAGCTCCAATGACTCCAGCACTGCCAGCATAGCACCTAAAGAGCCCAAAGAGAGGGCAAACAGCGAGGCTACGTCAGACGCCGGTCTGACACCTGCGCCGGCACCTTCATCTAAACCCAACCCTAAATCTAAGTGGTCCAAGATTAAGATTGTCACCAAACAGGCAGGAGACGAGTGCATCACAGCCATTGAGATTGTCCCACCCAACAGTACCGGCGAGAGGCGGTCCATTCCTGTGAACCGTACCCGTACGGTGGCCCGGAAGTTTGCTAGCATTGCTCGCAGCCAGGTGAAGAGGAAACGGCAGATGGCGGCGCGAGAGAAGAAAGTGACAAAGACAATCTTTGCTATCCTGCTGGCTTTCATTATCACGTGGACGCCGTACAACGTGATGGTCTTAATCAGCACATTCTGTCAGTCTTGTGTTCCAGACACGGTTTGGGCTATTGGCTACTGGCTCTGTTATGTCAACAGTACCATCAACCCCGCTTGCTATGCACTTTGTAACGCCACCTTTAAAAAGACCTTTAAAAACCTTCTCATGTGCCAATATAAGAATATTGGGACCAGATGA
- the chrm4a gene encoding muscarinic acetylcholine receptor M4 isoform X2 — translation MNVTNSTGAEGLAPWNFNGSLSNVSSDGNLSCDSSSANGSCTVVEAYAENPYKTVEMVFIALVTGSLSFVTVVGNILVMLSIKVNRHLQTVNNYFLFSLACADLIIGAFSMNLYTVYIIKGYWPLGPVVCDLWLALDYVVSNASVMNLLIISFDRYFCVTKPLSYPTRRTTKMAGLMIASAWILSFILWAPAILFWQFIVGERTVEPGECYIQFLSNPAVTFGTAIAAFYLPVVIMTVLYVHISLASRSRVSKQKPEAKKEKKPSSLLKSHILKQNNNNQSLPKPSLDTCSTQDTMKNGKLDESVVSTKADSCVQPEEKESSNDSSTASIAPKEPKERANSEATSDAGLTPAPAPSSKPNPKSKWSKIKIVTKQAGDECITAIEIVPPNSTGERRSIPVNRTRTVARKFASIARSQVKRKRQMAAREKKVTKTIFAILLAFIITWTPYNVMVLISTFCQSCVPDTVWAIGYWLCYVNSTINPACYALCNATFKKTFKNLLMCQYKNIGTR, via the exons ATGAATGTAACTAACAGCACTGGAGCAGAGGGACTCGCGCCCTGGAACTTTAACG GCTCATTGAGCAACGTGTCAAGTGATGGCAACCTCAGCTGTGACAGCAGCAGTGCCAATGGCTCATGTACTGTGGTTGAGGCGTATGCCGAGAACCCCTACAAGACGGTGGAGATGGTTTTCATTGCACTGGTTACAGGATCTCTCAGTTTTGTCACTGTCGTGGGCAACATCCTTGTCATGCTCTCCATCAAGGTCAACAGGCACCTACAGACCGTCAACAACTACTTCCTTTTCAGCCTGGCCTGTGCGGATCTCATCATCGGCGCATTCTCCATGAACCTTTATACTGTCTACATCATCAAAGGTTACTGGCCACTCGGTCCTGTAGTGTGTGACCTATGGCTAGCATTGGATTATGTGGTCAGCAACGCCTCTGTTATGAACCTGCTGATCATCAGCTTTGACCGCTACTTTTGTGTGACCAAACCCTTAAGTTATCCCACACGCCGAACCACCAAGATGGCAGGGCTTATGATCGCTTCCGCCTGGATTCTGTCGTTCATCCTCTGGGCTCCCGCTATCCTGTTCTGGCAGTTCATCGTAGGAGAACGGACCGTGGAACCTGGTGAATGCTACATCCAGTTCCTTTCCAACCCCGCTGTCACGTTCGGCACGGCTATAGCTGCGTTCTACCTGCCGGTGGTCATCATGACAGTGCTATACGTGCACATCTCTCTGGCCAGCCGTAGCCGTGTGTCCAAGCAGAAACCTGAAGCCAAAAAGGAAAAGAAGCCTAGCAGTCTGCTCAAGAGTCACATCTtaaagcaaaacaacaacaaccagTCTCTTCCCAAGCCCAGCTTGGATACGTGTTCAACACAAGACACCATGAAGAACGGGAAACTAGATGAGTCTGTGGTATCTACTAAAGCCGACTCCTGTGTGCAGCCAGAAGAAAAAGAGAGCTCCAATGACTCCAGCACTGCCAGCATAGCACCTAAAGAGCCCAAAGAGAGGGCAAACAGCGAGGCTACGTCAGACGCCGGTCTGACACCTGCGCCGGCACCTTCATCTAAACCCAACCCTAAATCTAAGTGGTCCAAGATTAAGATTGTCACCAAACAGGCAGGAGACGAGTGCATCACAGCCATTGAGATTGTCCCACCCAACAGTACCGGCGAGAGGCGGTCCATTCCTGTGAACCGTACCCGTACGGTGGCCCGGAAGTTTGCTAGCATTGCTCGCAGCCAGGTGAAGAGGAAACGGCAGATGGCGGCGCGAGAGAAGAAAGTGACAAAGACAATCTTTGCTATCCTGCTGGCTTTCATTATCACGTGGACGCCGTACAACGTGATGGTCTTAATCAGCACATTCTGTCAGTCTTGTGTTCCAGACACGGTTTGGGCTATTGGCTACTGGCTCTGTTATGTCAACAGTACCATCAACCCCGCTTGCTATGCACTTTGTAACGCCACCTTTAAAAAGACCTTTAAAAACCTTCTCATGTGCCAATATAAGAATATTGGGACCAGATGA